The following are encoded in a window of Oncorhynchus keta strain PuntledgeMale-10-30-2019 chromosome 10, Oket_V2, whole genome shotgun sequence genomic DNA:
- the LOC127932362 gene encoding complement C3-like: MKITQVIKIGVEEGVSVGDTKVFLSHAGCRGGLDLKEGTDYLIMGPKTDLWYKDSSTNSATYMLGKDAWVERWPTSTECASDARCTELDNFSKDLSEKGCRFK, from the exons ATGAAGATCACACAGGTTATAAAAATAG gagtggaggagggggtcAGTGTGGGTGACACTAAGGTCTTCCTGTCCCATGCTGGCTGTAGAGGAGGTCTGGACCTGAAGGAGGGTACAGACTACCTCATCATGGGGCCAAAAACTGACCTCTGGTACAAGGACAGCTCCACCAACAG tgccaCATACATGCTGGGCAAGGATGCCTGGGTAGAGCGTTGGCCCACCTCAACAGAGTGTGCTAGTGATGCCAGGTGCACAGAGCTGGACAACTTCAGCAAGGACCTCTCAGAGAAGGGATGTCGGTTTAAatag